One stretch of Nocardioides perillae DNA includes these proteins:
- a CDS encoding response regulator encodes MHRDIVEASPDGIWVVDLDGRTLYANRAMARQLGRTPAEMVGLSMYDVHDEVGRVQLGAHFAQLRAGRANPEAVECLLVRKDGSGTWVLMSESLLPADDDEPARVVLHVTDWTERRLLVQTLSRQQLALAEAERIARVGSWRYDVDTDLLLVSEGLCAALGLDPAAAPRTRDGFLALVHPDDVEGLDRVSAEAYEEGESWAAEVRIRTADGWRWFAGRGRASTDETGGVVHTGTFQDVQERREAQEALQDAALQNALMQATAAAANQAETFDEVLLMAQDLVVAHEDWDRGRAYLPDEHGRVAPYWLREADRAEDEAQPELLAAERELAQRVHDARDVLWGEDPPGRHSIGFPVLHRGEVAAVLVIGEPEPFRRPHMIADMVRQAGVQIAHVVERERTAQELATARDAAEEGSRQKSDFLATMSHEIRTPLNGVIGLNDLLLRTDLDAEQHRLATGVQVSSRALLAIVDDVLDFSKIEAGHLALESVDFDVRAVFDQVAAVLGEAARARGLDLVVACHPEVPAALRGDPTRLAQVLTNLGSNAVKFTDEGRVLIEAGASPADDGSTLLQVEVVDTGVGIEPEQQRDVFQRFVQADASTTRRYGGTGLGLAICREIVHALGGEIGVESTPGEGSRFWFTARLAAAEGGEAALADRRARERLAGRRVLVVDDDEHNRLILTEQVGWWGMRCAATSSVEEALDRLDAALAEDDPFALVLLDFAMPDRDGFDLARAVRARRELDDLPLVLLSSALPPSRARLQEAGIAAAVSKPVLTSALRSLVLHHVAGDRPAGHTAAAVTHARPVLVVEDNPVNQMVATGLLEALGHDAETADDGLAAVHAVRRALQQGEGAGYAAVLMDLQMPRLDGYEATRAIRELEAERGGSHVPIIAMTASALVGERDRCLEAGMDDFLTKPVDPRALGDVVERWTGVAGEPAPGERDASAGADADAVDGDGVGADLPDDVPDGVVDDVVDDVVDDVVDEERLAMLRDLTDDHAYLDRVIGRFAAGSADLVAAARRAVEAGDAEALRHAAHSLKGSATNLGLVSLGEAAFAVEDCGATGDLARAADLLPGLAAAVERGRARLAAYRTTWAR; translated from the coding sequence GTGCACCGCGACATCGTCGAGGCGTCGCCGGACGGCATCTGGGTGGTCGACCTCGACGGTCGCACCCTCTACGCCAACCGCGCGATGGCCCGCCAGCTCGGCCGCACGCCTGCGGAGATGGTCGGCCTGTCGATGTACGACGTGCACGACGAGGTCGGTCGGGTGCAGCTCGGTGCCCACTTCGCGCAGCTGCGGGCGGGGCGGGCCAACCCCGAGGCGGTCGAGTGCCTGCTGGTGCGCAAGGACGGCTCCGGCACCTGGGTCCTGATGAGCGAGTCGCTGCTGCCCGCCGACGACGACGAGCCGGCGCGCGTCGTGCTGCACGTGACCGACTGGACCGAGCGGCGGCTGCTGGTGCAGACGCTGAGCCGCCAGCAGCTCGCGCTGGCCGAGGCGGAGCGGATCGCCCGCGTCGGCAGCTGGCGCTACGACGTCGACACCGACCTGCTGCTGGTCTCCGAGGGGCTGTGCGCGGCGCTCGGCCTGGACCCCGCGGCGGCACCGCGCACGCGCGACGGCTTCCTCGCCCTCGTGCACCCCGACGACGTCGAGGGGCTCGACCGCGTGTCGGCCGAGGCCTACGAGGAGGGCGAGTCCTGGGCCGCGGAGGTGCGCATCCGCACGGCCGACGGCTGGCGGTGGTTCGCCGGCCGCGGGCGGGCGAGCACCGACGAGACCGGCGGGGTCGTGCACACCGGCACCTTCCAGGACGTGCAGGAGCGCCGCGAGGCCCAGGAGGCGCTGCAGGACGCGGCCCTGCAGAACGCGCTCATGCAGGCCACCGCCGCGGCCGCCAACCAGGCCGAGACGTTCGACGAGGTGCTGCTGATGGCGCAGGACCTCGTGGTGGCCCACGAGGACTGGGACCGGGGCCGGGCCTACCTGCCTGACGAGCACGGCCGGGTCGCGCCGTACTGGCTGCGCGAGGCGGACCGCGCCGAGGACGAGGCGCAGCCCGAGCTGCTGGCCGCCGAGCGCGAGCTCGCCCAGCGGGTGCACGACGCACGCGACGTCCTGTGGGGGGAGGACCCGCCCGGCCGCCACAGCATCGGCTTCCCGGTGCTGCACCGCGGCGAGGTCGCCGCGGTGCTCGTGATCGGCGAGCCCGAGCCCTTCCGGCGGCCCCACATGATCGCCGACATGGTGCGCCAGGCGGGGGTGCAGATCGCCCACGTCGTCGAGCGGGAGCGCACCGCGCAGGAGCTCGCCACCGCGCGCGACGCCGCCGAGGAGGGCTCGCGGCAGAAGTCGGACTTCCTGGCCACGATGAGCCACGAGATCCGCACCCCGCTCAACGGCGTCATCGGGCTCAACGACCTGCTGCTGCGCACCGACCTCGACGCCGAGCAGCACCGGCTCGCCACCGGGGTGCAGGTCTCGAGCCGGGCGCTGCTCGCGATCGTCGACGACGTGCTCGACTTCTCCAAGATCGAGGCCGGCCACCTCGCGCTGGAGTCGGTCGACTTCGACGTGCGCGCGGTCTTCGACCAGGTGGCGGCGGTGCTCGGCGAGGCCGCCCGGGCACGCGGGCTCGACCTGGTCGTCGCCTGCCACCCCGAGGTGCCGGCGGCGCTGCGGGGCGACCCCACGCGCCTCGCGCAGGTGCTGACCAACCTCGGGTCCAACGCCGTGAAGTTCACCGACGAGGGCCGGGTGCTGATCGAGGCAGGCGCCAGCCCGGCCGACGACGGCTCGACGCTGCTGCAGGTCGAGGTCGTCGACACCGGGGTCGGCATCGAGCCGGAGCAGCAGCGCGACGTCTTCCAGCGCTTCGTGCAGGCCGACGCGTCCACCACCCGGCGCTACGGCGGCACGGGCCTGGGCCTGGCGATCTGCCGCGAGATCGTGCACGCGCTCGGCGGGGAGATCGGCGTCGAGAGCACACCGGGGGAGGGCTCGCGCTTCTGGTTCACCGCGCGACTCGCCGCGGCCGAGGGCGGTGAGGCGGCGCTCGCCGACCGGCGCGCCCGGGAGCGGCTGGCGGGGCGACGGGTCCTGGTCGTGGACGACGACGAGCACAACCGGCTGATCCTCACCGAGCAGGTGGGCTGGTGGGGCATGCGGTGCGCCGCGACCTCGAGCGTCGAGGAGGCGCTCGACCGGCTCGACGCGGCGCTGGCGGAGGACGACCCCTTCGCGCTCGTGCTCCTGGACTTCGCCATGCCCGACCGAGACGGCTTCGACCTCGCCCGGGCGGTGCGCGCGCGCCGCGAGCTCGACGACCTCCCGCTGGTGCTGCTGAGCTCCGCGCTGCCGCCGAGCCGGGCGCGGCTGCAGGAGGCCGGCATCGCGGCCGCGGTGAGCAAGCCGGTGCTCACCTCCGCGCTGCGCAGCCTCGTGCTCCACCACGTCGCGGGCGACCGGCCGGCGGGCCACACCGCCGCGGCCGTCACGCACGCCCGGCCCGTGCTGGTGGTGGAGGACAACCCGGTCAACCAGATGGTCGCGACCGGGTTGCTCGAGGCACTCGGCCACGACGCCGAGACCGCCGACGACGGTCTCGCCGCCGTCCACGCCGTGCGCCGTGCCCTCCAGCAGGGCGAGGGTGCGGGCTACGCCGCGGTGCTGATGGACCTGCAGATGCCGCGCCTCGACGGCTACGAGGCGACGCGCGCGATCCGCGAGCTGGAGGCCGAGCGCGGTGGGTCCCACGTGCCGATCATCGCGATGACCGCCTCGGCGCTGGTCGGCGAGCGCGACCGGTGCCTCGAGGCCGGCATGGACGACTTCCTCACCAAGCCGGTCGACCCGCGCGCCCTCGGCGACGTCGTCGAGCGGTGGACCGGCGTGGCCGGCGAGCCGGCCCCGGGGGAGCGGGACGCCTCGGCCGGGGCAGACGCCGACGCGGTCGACGGCGACGGGGTCGGCGCGGACCTGCCCGACGACGTGCCCGACGGCGTGGTCGACGACGTGGTGGACGACGTGGTGGACGACGTGGTCGACGAGGAGCGGTTGGCGATGCTGCGCGACCTCACCGACGACCACGCCTACCTCGACCGCGTCATCGGGCGCTTCGCCGCAGGCAGCGCGGACCTGGTCGCGGCGGCGCGGAGGGCGGTCGAGGCGGGCGACGCCGAGGCGCTGCGCCACGCCGCGCACAGCCTCAAGGGCTCGGCGACCAACCTCGGGCTGGTCAGCCTCGGCGAGGCGGCCTTCGCCGTGGAGGACTGCGGCGCCACGGGGGACCTCGCGCGCGCGGCCGACCTGCTGCCGGGGCTCGCGGCCGCGGTCGAGCGGGGGCGGGCACGGCTCGCCGCCTACCGCACGACCTGGGCCCGCTGA
- the secD gene encoding protein translocase subunit SecD, translating into MSRGILFRLVLVLGLLAGCAAIALNVQPRLGLDLSGGVTVTLELQDTEEVEVTTETTEQVLGVIRNRVDALGVSEPTVARQGENRILVELPGLEDQQEAVETLGRTAQLTIHEVVRTVPGPEAEPQAERNQVLPTDNPGEFLEIGPTVITGDQVTEASAQLPQNGVDYVVQIGFDGEGGNTWQQITAEAACLPDGTPRPRTEPQARVAIVLDEQIISSPPMSESVGCAGIGGNSTEIQGGFSQAQATELADLIEGGSLPVPVEVVANSQIGPTLGQEAIDDSLEAGVIGLVLTGLFIVLVYRFVGFLATLALTTYALISYATLLAIGATLTLPGLAGFVLAIGLAIDANVLVFERAREEFEGARSAGLRRSLKIGFDKAWSAILDSQMTTLLAAALLFVFAVGPVRGFGVTLSIGVIASLISALVVARVLTEVGVAIPWVRRHPGFSGIGSTGRVRQWLERRNPDWMGRRKLFLGISGAAVVLAVAGIALQGLNFGVEFSGGRQLQFSTTETVDADEAREAVADAGFPEATVQRVDDGEIAVRTGDLSFEEADTIEAAIAEAGGGAVREQDETIGASFGTELRNKALIAFGIALLVQMAYLAFRFKWTFGVSAVAAMAHDVLIVVGLFAWLERPIDSVFLAAVLSIIGLSVNDTVVTFDRVRERWYSSRDESFLAMANRACIETMPRTINTGLGAMFILGALAVLGGDSLRNFSLALLVGLVVGTYSSAFTATPLLTYLQERSPMSRVKKQRVQRDPEDSGAVV; encoded by the coding sequence ATGTCACGCGGCATCCTGTTCCGGCTCGTCCTCGTCCTCGGCCTCCTGGCCGGGTGCGCGGCGATCGCGCTCAACGTCCAGCCCCGGCTCGGCCTGGACCTCTCGGGCGGCGTCACGGTCACCCTCGAGCTGCAGGACACCGAGGAGGTCGAGGTCACGACCGAGACCACCGAGCAGGTGCTCGGGGTCATCCGCAACCGCGTCGACGCGCTCGGAGTCAGCGAGCCCACGGTGGCCCGCCAGGGCGAGAACCGCATCCTCGTCGAGCTGCCCGGCCTCGAGGACCAGCAGGAGGCGGTGGAGACCCTCGGTCGCACCGCCCAGCTGACGATCCACGAGGTCGTGCGCACCGTGCCCGGCCCCGAGGCCGAGCCGCAGGCCGAGCGCAACCAGGTGCTGCCGACCGACAACCCCGGCGAGTTCCTCGAGATCGGTCCCACCGTCATCACCGGTGACCAGGTCACCGAGGCCAGCGCCCAGCTCCCGCAGAACGGCGTCGACTACGTCGTGCAGATCGGGTTCGACGGGGAGGGCGGCAACACCTGGCAGCAGATCACCGCCGAGGCCGCGTGCCTGCCCGACGGCACCCCGCGCCCGCGCACCGAGCCCCAGGCCCGGGTGGCCATCGTGCTCGACGAGCAGATCATCTCCAGCCCGCCGATGTCCGAGAGCGTCGGCTGCGCCGGCATCGGCGGCAACTCGACCGAGATCCAGGGCGGCTTCTCCCAGGCCCAGGCCACCGAGCTCGCCGACCTGATCGAGGGCGGCTCCCTGCCCGTGCCGGTCGAGGTCGTCGCCAACAGCCAGATCGGCCCGACCCTGGGCCAGGAGGCCATCGACGACTCGCTCGAGGCCGGCGTGATCGGTCTGGTGCTCACCGGCCTCTTCATCGTCCTCGTCTACCGCTTCGTCGGCTTCCTCGCGACGCTCGCGCTCACGACGTACGCCCTCATCTCCTACGCCACCCTGCTGGCCATCGGCGCCACGCTGACGCTGCCCGGCCTCGCCGGCTTCGTGCTCGCCATCGGTCTCGCGATCGACGCCAACGTGCTGGTCTTCGAGCGCGCCCGCGAGGAGTTCGAGGGCGCCCGCTCGGCCGGCCTGCGCCGCTCGCTGAAGATCGGCTTCGACAAGGCGTGGTCGGCCATCCTCGACTCGCAGATGACCACGCTGCTCGCCGCCGCGCTGCTCTTCGTCTTCGCGGTCGGCCCCGTCCGCGGCTTCGGTGTCACGCTGAGCATCGGTGTCATCGCCTCGCTCATCTCGGCGCTCGTCGTCGCCCGTGTCCTGACCGAGGTCGGCGTGGCGATCCCGTGGGTGCGCCGCCACCCCGGCTTCAGCGGCATCGGCTCCACCGGCCGCGTGCGCCAGTGGCTGGAGCGCCGCAACCCCGACTGGATGGGGCGCCGCAAGCTCTTCCTGGGCATCTCCGGGGCGGCCGTCGTGCTCGCCGTCGCGGGCATCGCGCTGCAGGGCCTCAACTTCGGCGTCGAGTTCTCCGGCGGACGCCAGCTGCAGTTCTCCACCACCGAGACGGTCGACGCCGACGAGGCCCGCGAGGCGGTCGCCGACGCGGGCTTCCCCGAGGCGACGGTCCAGCGCGTCGACGACGGCGAGATCGCCGTGCGCACCGGCGACCTCTCCTTCGAGGAGGCCGACACCATCGAGGCCGCGATCGCGGAGGCCGGCGGCGGAGCGGTCCGCGAGCAGGACGAGACCATCGGCGCCTCCTTCGGCACCGAGCTGCGCAACAAGGCGCTGATCGCCTTCGGCATCGCGCTGCTGGTGCAGATGGCCTACCTCGCCTTCCGCTTCAAGTGGACCTTCGGCGTCTCGGCCGTGGCCGCCATGGCCCACGACGTCCTCATCGTCGTCGGCCTCTTCGCCTGGCTCGAGCGGCCCATCGACTCGGTCTTCCTCGCCGCGGTGCTCTCGATCATCGGTCTGTCGGTCAACGACACGGTCGTGACCTTCGACCGCGTCCGCGAGCGGTGGTACTCCTCCCGCGACGAGTCGTTCCTCGCCATGGCCAACCGGGCGTGCATCGAGACGATGCCGCGCACGATCAACACCGGCCTCGGCGCGATGTTCATCCTGGGGGCGCTGGCGGTGCTGGGCGGCGACTCGCTGCGCAACTTCTCGCTCGCGCTGCTGGTCGGCCTCGTGGTCGGCACCTACTCCTCGGCCTTCACCGCGACGCCGCTGCTGACCTACCTGCAGGAGCGCTCGCCGATGTCGCGGGTCAAGAAGCAGCGCGTCCAGCGCGACCCGGAGGACTCCGGCGCCGTGGTCTGA
- the hflX gene encoding GTPase HflX — MSHAHDFSLDAELRATAGWDDDAHDEAHDEAHDEAHHPAHDPRGTGHDDLDLVDDDLDAADRDDHEVVSADGPDPEELTTGDLDLAERHQLRRVSGLRTDLEDITEVEYRQLRLERVVLVGVWTEGSVEDAENSMAELALLAETAGSEVLDAIYQRRQKPDPATYVGRGKVEGLREIVQATGADTVVLDGELAPSQLRNLEDKLKVKAVDRTALILDIFAQHAKSKEGQAQVELAQLQYMKQRLRGWGGNLSRQAGGRVAGGEGIGGRGPGETKIETDRRRINTKIAKLRRELAAMKGTRETKRNERRKNAVPSVAIAGYTNAGKSSLLNRLTGAGVLVEDALFATLDPTTRRTTTEDGRTYTVSDTVGFVRHLPHQLVEAFRSTLEEVADADLVLHVVDGSHPDPEGQISAVREVFAEIGADQVPELVVVNKADAADPMVIARLRQREPHLVVVSAKTGEGVDELRRVVEGELPRPGVEFAALVPYARGDLVDRLHRQAEIDSLEHTPDGSLVRGRAHADLAGELAGFAV; from the coding sequence ATGAGCCACGCACACGACTTCTCCCTCGACGCCGAGCTGCGCGCCACCGCCGGCTGGGACGACGACGCCCACGACGAGGCCCACGACGAGGCCCACGACGAGGCCCACCACCCCGCCCACGACCCGCGAGGGACCGGTCACGACGACCTCGACCTGGTCGACGACGACCTCGACGCCGCCGACCGCGACGACCACGAGGTCGTCAGCGCCGACGGCCCCGACCCCGAGGAGCTCACCACCGGCGACCTCGACCTCGCCGAGCGCCACCAGCTGCGCCGCGTCAGCGGCCTGCGCACCGACCTCGAGGACATCACCGAGGTCGAGTACCGCCAGCTCCGCCTCGAGCGGGTCGTGCTGGTCGGCGTCTGGACCGAGGGCAGCGTCGAGGACGCCGAGAACTCCATGGCCGAGCTGGCCCTGCTGGCCGAGACCGCCGGCTCCGAGGTGCTCGACGCGATCTACCAGCGCCGCCAGAAGCCCGACCCGGCGACCTACGTCGGTCGCGGCAAGGTCGAGGGGCTGCGCGAGATCGTGCAGGCCACGGGCGCCGACACCGTCGTCCTCGACGGCGAGCTCGCGCCGAGCCAGCTGCGCAACCTCGAGGACAAGCTCAAGGTCAAGGCCGTCGACCGCACGGCGCTGATCCTCGACATCTTCGCCCAGCACGCGAAGAGCAAGGAGGGCCAGGCCCAGGTCGAGCTGGCGCAGCTGCAGTACATGAAGCAGCGCCTGCGTGGCTGGGGCGGCAACCTGTCGCGCCAGGCGGGCGGCCGGGTCGCCGGCGGTGAGGGCATCGGTGGCCGTGGCCCCGGTGAGACCAAGATCGAGACCGACCGTCGCCGCATCAACACCAAGATCGCCAAGCTGCGCCGCGAGCTGGCGGCGATGAAGGGCACCCGCGAGACCAAGCGCAACGAGCGCCGCAAGAACGCCGTGCCCAGCGTCGCCATCGCCGGCTACACCAACGCCGGCAAGTCGTCGCTGCTCAACCGCCTCACCGGGGCCGGCGTGCTGGTCGAGGACGCGCTCTTCGCCACCCTCGACCCGACCACGCGCCGCACCACCACCGAGGACGGGCGCACCTACACGGTGTCCGACACCGTCGGCTTCGTGCGGCACCTGCCGCACCAGCTGGTGGAGGCCTTCCGCTCGACGCTGGAGGAGGTCGCCGACGCCGACCTCGTGCTCCACGTCGTCGACGGCTCCCACCCCGACCCCGAGGGCCAGATCAGCGCCGTGCGCGAGGTCTTCGCCGAGATCGGCGCCGACCAGGTGCCCGAGCTGGTCGTGGTCAACAAGGCCGACGCGGCCGACCCGATGGTCATCGCCCGGCTGCGCCAGCGCGAGCCCCACCTCGTGGTGGTCAGCGCGAAGACCGGTGAGGGCGTCGACGAGCTGCGGCGCGTCGTCGAGGGCGAGCTGCCCCGGCCCGGCGTCGAGTTCGCCGCGCTGGTACCCTACGCCCGCGGTGACCTGGTCGACCGGCTGCACCGCCAGGCCGAGATCGACTCCCTCGAGCACACCCCCGACGGCAGCCTGGTGCGCGGTCGCGCCCACGCCGACCTCGCCGGGGAGCTGGCGGGCTTCGCCGTCTGA
- a CDS encoding nucleoside/nucleotide kinase family protein, which produces MGEVPRHTRLDAGPAGATALDALVAALPRPALLGVAGAPGAGTSTFAAALAAAYGGVVVPLDGFHLADVELDRRGLRERKGAPETFDVDGYAALLARVRQRRQLVMAPTFQRDLEQPLAGALPVPPGAPLVVTEGNYLLLDAPGWREARALLDAVWHVRVDDALRVRRLVARHEEFGKAPAAARAWVERVDAPNAALVEAASGRADLVLDLTDWAPPAPR; this is translated from the coding sequence GTGGGAGAGGTACCCCGTCACACCCGTCTCGACGCCGGCCCGGCCGGCGCGACCGCGCTCGACGCGCTGGTCGCGGCGCTGCCGCGCCCCGCGCTGCTCGGCGTCGCCGGGGCCCCGGGCGCCGGCACGTCGACGTTCGCGGCGGCCCTCGCCGCGGCGTACGGCGGGGTGGTCGTGCCCCTCGACGGCTTCCACCTCGCCGACGTCGAGCTCGACCGGCGGGGGCTGCGCGAGCGCAAGGGCGCGCCGGAGACCTTCGACGTCGACGGGTACGCCGCGCTGCTGGCGCGGGTGCGCCAGCGGCGGCAGCTGGTCATGGCCCCCACCTTCCAGCGCGACCTCGAGCAACCGTTGGCCGGGGCGCTGCCGGTGCCACCCGGCGCGCCGCTGGTGGTGACGGAGGGCAACTACCTGCTGCTCGACGCACCGGGCTGGCGCGAGGCGCGGGCCCTGCTCGACGCGGTGTGGCACGTGCGGGTCGACGACGCGTTGCGCGTGCGGCGGCTCGTCGCCCGGCACGAGGAGTTCGGCAAGGCGCCGGCGGCTGCCCGGGCGTGGGTCGAGCGGGTCGACGCGCCGAACGCCGCGCTGGTCGAGGCGGCGTCGGGACGCGCCGACCTGGTGCTGGACCTCACCGACTGGGCGCCGCCGGCCCCTCGCTGA
- a CDS encoding SDR family NAD(P)-dependent oxidoreductase — protein sequence MDITGASALVTGGASGIGAAAARQLAAKGATVVVADLQAERGEALAEEIGGVFARVDVTDTAAIEAAVTAAAEIAPLRAVVNSAGIGWAQRTVGRDGEFGSAHDLEAYKRVIAINLVGTFDVTRLAATAMSRNEPDVDGCRGAICNLASVAAFDGQIGQAAYSSSKGGVVGMTLPVARDLAAVGIRLNTVAPGLIDTPIYGEGPDAEAFKAKLGESVLFPKRLGVPDELASMVVETITNSYLNGEVVRVDGGIRMPPR from the coding sequence ATGGACATCACCGGAGCATCCGCCCTCGTCACGGGAGGCGCGTCGGGCATCGGCGCCGCCGCCGCACGCCAGCTCGCCGCGAAGGGCGCGACCGTCGTCGTGGCCGACCTGCAGGCCGAGCGCGGGGAGGCGCTCGCCGAGGAGATCGGCGGCGTCTTCGCCCGCGTGGACGTCACCGACACCGCCGCGATCGAGGCGGCGGTCACCGCCGCGGCCGAGATCGCCCCGCTGCGGGCGGTGGTGAACTCCGCCGGCATCGGGTGGGCGCAGCGCACGGTCGGGCGCGACGGCGAGTTCGGCTCGGCCCACGACCTCGAGGCCTACAAGCGCGTCATCGCGATCAACCTCGTCGGCACCTTCGACGTGACCCGGCTCGCGGCCACCGCGATGAGCCGCAACGAACCGGACGTCGACGGCTGCCGGGGCGCGATCTGCAACCTCGCCAGCGTCGCCGCCTTCGACGGCCAGATCGGCCAGGCGGCCTACTCCTCCTCCAAGGGCGGCGTCGTCGGCATGACCCTGCCGGTCGCCCGTGACCTCGCGGCCGTCGGCATCCGGCTCAACACCGTCGCCCCCGGGCTCATCGACACCCCGATCTACGGTGAGGGCCCCGACGCCGAGGCGTTCAAGGCCAAGCTGGGCGAGTCGGTGCTCTTCCCGAAGCGCCTCGGCGTGCCCGACGAGCTCGCCTCGATGGTGGTCGAGACGATCACCAACTCCTACCTCAACGGCGAGGTCGTCCGCGTCGACGGCGGCATCCGGATGCCCCCGAGGTAG
- the dapF gene encoding diaminopimelate epimerase: protein MSAPYPFLKGHGTENDFVLLPDHDASLHGELDAARVAALCDRRSGIGADGVLRVVRTEAYDALEVSAGARGQDAEWTMDYRNADGSMSEMCGNGVRVFARHLVEEGLADPSAPIPVATRAGTKLLTLTDDGLVTADMGRARVLGETAVSVGPATWAARHVDVGNPHAVALVDDLDPAGPVGPLLEPPTHDPLLYPEGVNVEFVVRRGPRHVAMRVHERGSGETRSCGTGACAVMVAAALADGVTGPGDGRGGDLAYRVDVPGGTLTITWTADDRVLLTGPAVVHSWGATTL from the coding sequence GTGAGCGCGCCCTACCCCTTCCTCAAGGGCCACGGCACCGAGAACGACTTCGTGCTGCTGCCCGACCACGACGCCTCGCTGCACGGCGAGCTCGACGCCGCGCGGGTCGCGGCGTTGTGCGACCGCCGCTCCGGGATCGGCGCCGACGGCGTGCTGCGGGTCGTGCGCACCGAGGCGTACGACGCCCTCGAGGTCTCCGCGGGCGCCCGCGGGCAGGACGCCGAGTGGACGATGGACTACCGCAACGCCGACGGGTCGATGAGCGAGATGTGCGGCAACGGCGTGCGCGTCTTCGCCCGCCACCTCGTCGAGGAGGGCCTGGCCGACCCCTCCGCCCCGATCCCCGTCGCGACCCGCGCCGGCACCAAGCTGCTGACGCTCACCGACGACGGGCTGGTCACCGCCGACATGGGCCGTGCCCGCGTGCTGGGGGAGACGGCGGTGTCGGTCGGCCCCGCGACCTGGGCCGCGCGCCACGTCGACGTCGGCAACCCCCACGCCGTGGCGCTCGTCGACGACCTCGACCCGGCCGGGCCGGTCGGCCCGCTGCTCGAGCCGCCGACCCACGACCCGCTGCTCTACCCCGAGGGCGTCAACGTCGAGTTCGTCGTGCGCCGCGGCCCGCGCCACGTCGCGATGCGCGTGCACGAGCGCGGCTCGGGCGAGACCCGGTCGTGCGGCACCGGCGCCTGCGCGGTCATGGTCGCCGCGGCCCTCGCCGACGGCGTCACCGGCCCCGGCGACGGCCGCGGCGGCGACCTCGCCTACCGCGTCGACGTGCCGGGCGGCACCCTCACCATCACCTGGACCGCCGACGACCGCGTCCTCCTCACCGGCCCGGCCGTCGTCCACTCCTGGGGCGCCACGACCCTCTGA
- a CDS encoding MSMEG_1061 family FMN-dependent PPOX-type flavoprotein, with protein MSAPVADPPLDPPADRPLDRPLDRSGWTEVTDDATLTALLGEPTRLAREKGRDRLLPVDRAWLAASPFCLVATADADGRCDASPKGDPAGSLALVLDDRTVAVAERPGNRRADGYRNVLANPHVGLHFVIPGRGDTLRVNGRARLVSDAPFLDEMVVQGHRPVLALVVDVEEVFFHCAKAFLRSGLWDPATWDPTGTVPRRAVIAAEVERRGTPVEELDRYYGPSYAEGLYR; from the coding sequence GTGAGCGCACCCGTCGCCGACCCGCCCCTCGACCCGCCCGCCGACCGGCCCCTCGACCGGCCCCTCGACCGGTCCGGGTGGACCGAGGTCACCGACGACGCGACGCTCACCGCGCTGCTCGGCGAGCCCACCCGGCTCGCCCGCGAGAAGGGCCGCGACCGGCTGCTCCCGGTCGACCGCGCCTGGCTGGCCGCCTCGCCCTTCTGCCTGGTCGCGACCGCCGACGCCGACGGCCGGTGCGACGCCTCGCCCAAGGGCGACCCGGCCGGCTCCCTCGCGCTGGTCCTCGACGACCGGACCGTGGCCGTGGCGGAGCGGCCCGGCAACCGCCGCGCCGACGGCTACCGCAACGTGCTGGCCAACCCGCACGTCGGGCTCCACTTCGTCATCCCCGGTCGAGGCGACACCCTGCGCGTCAACGGCCGCGCGCGGCTGGTCTCGGACGCGCCGTTCCTCGACGAGATGGTCGTGCAGGGCCACCGCCCGGTGCTCGCGCTGGTCGTCGACGTCGAGGAGGTCTTCTTCCACTGCGCCAAGGCGTTCCTGCGCTCCGGCCTGTGGGACCCCGCCACCTGGGACCCGACCGGCACCGTCCCCCGTCGCGCGGTGATCGCGGCCGAGGTCGAGCGGCGCGGCACGCCGGTGGAGGAGCTCGACCGCTACTACGGCCCGTCCTACGCCGAGGGGCTCTACCGGTGA
- a CDS encoding dihydrofolate reductase family protein yields MHDACIATTYFTATTLDGFLADEHHSLDWLLSQDVDPDGPGGHEPFMAGVGSLVMGASTYEWVRHHLAESGEGWPYPQPTWVLTHRDLPRVPGADLTFATADTAAEVRRLHATLVDAADGRDVWVVGGGGVAAALAAEGLLDALVVAIAPVTLGAGMPLLPGAFDLRLESVERNRAFVAARYAVVGPR; encoded by the coding sequence GTGCACGATGCGTGCATTGCGACCACCTACTTCACCGCGACCACCCTCGACGGCTTCCTCGCCGACGAGCACCACTCGCTCGACTGGCTGCTGAGCCAGGACGTCGACCCCGACGGACCGGGCGGACACGAGCCGTTCATGGCCGGGGTGGGTTCTCTCGTCATGGGCGCCTCGACCTACGAGTGGGTGCGCCACCACCTCGCGGAGTCCGGTGAGGGCTGGCCCTACCCGCAGCCCACCTGGGTGCTGACCCACCGCGACCTGCCGCGCGTCCCGGGCGCGGACCTGACCTTCGCCACCGCCGACACGGCCGCCGAGGTGCGCCGCCTCCACGCCACGCTCGTCGACGCCGCCGACGGGCGCGACGTGTGGGTCGTCGGTGGTGGTGGGGTGGCCGCCGCCCTCGCCGCCGAGGGGCTGCTCGACGCGCTCGTGGTCGCGATCGCGCCGGTCACCCTCGGCGCCGGCATGCCGCTGCTGCCCGGCGCCTTCGACCTGCGCCTGGAGTCGGTGGAGCGCAACCGCGCGTTCGTCGCGGCGCGCTACGCCGTGGTCGGCCCGCGCTGA